A stretch of DNA from Candidatus Cloacimonas sp.:
TAGCGGTTGGATCACCCATCAGGTTGCAGTAGGCAGCAAAATTTTGTGCCTGGACAGGATGGCTAATTCCATAAATCAAATTTAAATAGAGCTTGGCATAGAGCAGAGCAGAAGCCATATCTCTCATCCCCAGGCAATAAATACCATAAAATATACCTAAATCCAAACAGTTATTCATAGGAGTATGAGTATATTGAGTTGCCATTCCAATAGAGGTTACGGCGCCTCCTAAAGAAGCAGCTGTGCCGTAACGAATAACTCGTTCCGTGGTAGATGTTGTATTATTGAAATTCCCTGTGTTACAAGTGATGAAAACACTATGAAACAGTTTATGGGAATTATACATTGAAGAGATTGTATTAGGCCATCCGCTCATACCAGCAATACCCCGGTAATTATAAAATGTTACACCTTGATTGATGGCAGAATTGATATAGGTGCTACTGGGATTGAAACCATACAGTTCCGTGTAACTATATTCCGGATTAACCTCTGCGGAAATATTTTGAACATAGCGATTTGTATAGATTGTTGATATACCTGACTCTGCAGAATCGCTCACTAAAAGCATTCTGTTAAGCCAATCCATAGAATGCTGTTCAATATTCTTCTCCAGCGAGATAATTTTAGCCAGAATAACATCCAAATCCGCAGTGGAGGAAACAGAGATTCTACCAATCATTGCATCCCCGAGATCATCATTTCCGGCAAGCCAGGTGTATTGATAATCAATATAATTACTAATAGAAGGAATAGCAATAGCCCCATCGGTATCTCCAATTAAAACAATGTAGTCCGGACGCGTTGCAGGATTATCATAAGCAGTTTGGATGTAATTTTTAATATTGGTGTTAGAAGAGCCGGTAACACCGGTGCTAACGGCATTTACAATAAAACCCCTCTGTTTTTTCCAGCTAATATATTCATTTATCTTGGCAGTGTAGATAGCATCGGAATAATTACCGTAAATAACTAACATAACGGGATTCCTATAGTTACTTTCTCTGGTGGGCAGCAAAGAATCATAGTTTAAAATCAGCCCCCGGTAAATACTGTCAAAACTGCGAGAGATAAAAGGGCTTGGATTTAGTTCATTTATTGAACCGGTGTCCGTAAAAGTTAGTTTGATATTCAGGGTTTCGCTGATCAGCAATTGCTTATGCTTACGATTATACTGAAAGGGATATACATTGATGGTTACCACTCTGAAATCACGCAGAATTTGTGGCTCGGAAGCCGCTATATTATTAGCAGGATACAATTCTTCCAAGAACCTGCCCTGTTGCTGTTCTCTGATAAGCTGTGTTTCAAAAGCTGCCGTAAAACCGTTTATGGTAGATTGCATAGAAGAGACAACTTGCAGATTTACCCCTCCCCGATCAGGAATAGCTACCATTGTGGAAAAAACAGGCATCGTTTCTTCTTCATCTATAAAGAGACAGGGACTATCCTTCACTTTTACCTGTTGCCTGTTATTGGCACTCTCCTGAATATTCCATTCCGGTAAAGTAAAACTAATATCTATTTCCGCAGGTGTGGAATGATTTAATTGAAAGGCAGTAGCATTTGTATTCGGAACAGCAGACAGTTCTGCAGGTAACAATAGAATTGTTATCATTATTAAATAGAGATAGCGGTATGGTCTCATTAACCACCTCTTTTTTATATACTTTTTTTATACCAAATACCAAAGGCAACATATAGCTAATAGTATTTATTCTATATAACTTATCTCAATCTCAGAAGGTAAAAACCATTGTCATTCAGAACCGGCAGTAAGCATTTCTTGAATATGAAAGCTGTTGTCCCTGCCACATCAGCAAAAAAACAAAATGTGGCTTTTCCAATACTAAAACTATATCCTCTTTCATCATCTATTCTATTATTTACCGAACTTCCATTTTGTCAATCATTTTCTCGGGGCAGTTTATAGTAACAGTTTCTTTACCTGGCAAATTTTTAAAAAAACTAACTGCCCTCTGCTGAAAACGATAAAAGAGAAACTTTAGTAAAACCTGGAATGTCCCTTTAAAAAAGTTAGTTCGGTTATAGGTTTTAGCCCTTTTAATGTTAAACCTGTTGGGGTATTAGTTGTTTTCCGCAAACAAAAAACCGCCCAAAATTTGAGCGGTTTAATGTATATAAGTAGTATTTTGTTTTTATTTTTTTTTCTTAGTTAGGTGTTGCATTGTCTTCTTTTCTTTGTGGGTAATCAAATTCAGGTCTATAACTAAATTACTGGCAACAAAGATTGAGGAATAGGTGCCAAAGAAGATACCCAGGCAGATGGCAAAAGCAAAATCGTGAATTACGCTTCCACCCCAAAAATAAAGGCAGGCAGAAGTAAGAAAGGTTGTTCCACCGGTAATAACAGTTCGGGAAAGCGTATCGTTGATAGAACGATTGAAGACCTCCTGGATAGGGTCTTTGCGGTTTTTCTTCATATCTTCACGAATTCGGTCAAAGATAACAATTGTATCATTAATGCTGTAACCCACGATAGTTAAAAGAGCAGCTATAATTTGCATTGTAATCTCTTTACCCGTGAGAGCAAAAATACCTACTATCATAAAGACATCGTGAAAGAGAGCCAGAATTCCCATCAAACCAAATGTTAATTCAAAGCGGAACCAAATATAGATAATCATCGCAACTAAAGCAAGCATAACTGCCCAAAATGCTTGAGCGCGTAGTTCACCGCCTACTTTAGGTCCAACTTCATAAATTTCTGCTATTACTTCTTTGTTCAGGTCTCGTCCTTGAACATATTGAGGAAAATTATCCTGAATAATTTCCAAAAGCTTATTCCGGGTTTCGGTGGAAAAGTCAGTTCCTTTGCCGATACTCTTAATTTTTATCTGGAAAATAGAATTATCAGGATTACCGATATAGGTAATTTCTGCTTCCGGAAAACCGTTTTTAGTAAGGGTTGAGCGTAAATCCTCAATGGGCAGAGGTTGGATTTTGGGGTCTAATGCCTTCAGATTGACGGTTGCAGCTATTCCACTTGTGAAGTCAATGCTCCAATTTAATCCTCTAAAAATTATTCCGCCTAAGCCAATTAGCAACAAGGTAATAGAGAATGCGTAAAACCAGTAACGATACTTAACGAATTGGACATTTGTATGCTGTAGTATTCTCATTTTTTCTCCTTACACACTCAGTTTTGTCTTTTTGCTGCTTAAAACAATGTTATCCAGAATAGAGCGCACAATTACAATAGCAGAGAACATAGAGCCAATAATACCAATCACCAAAGTTACAGCAAAACCGCGGATAGGACCTGTGCCCAGATAATAAAGAATTATTCCAGCAATAACAGTAGTGAGATTGGAATCCCAAACAGTTACCAGAGCTCTTTTAAAACCTGCATCAACAGCACTGCGGGGTGTTTTTCCCAAATCCAATTCTTCTCTGATGCGTTCATAAATAAGCACATTGGCATCAACAGCCATACCTATTGTAAGAATGATACCGGCAATTCCAGGTAGAGTGAGAGTGGCGCCAAAAGCAGTTAACATAGCTAAAATAAAGCCCACATTTAAGACCAGGGCAACATCTGCGATAAAGCCGCACAACTTATAATAGATAACCATAAATAGGACAACAAGAATCAAACCAATTAAACCAGCTGTAGTTCCCTTACTAATGCTATCTGCACCTAAAGTGGCACCAATTATGGAAGTGGAAACCGGTTTAATAGGAGCAATCAGATTTCCGGTATTGAGCACGATTGCCAATTCGTTTGCTTCAGTAGCAGTAAATCTACCTGTAATTTGAGCTCTGCCTCCAGCAATCCTTTCCTGGATATTGGGAGCGGAATAAACAACTCCATCCAGAACGATGGCTAAACGCTTTCCTACATTATCGGAAGTAACTTTTTCAAACTTACGCGCTCCCGCTCTTTTCATTTCTATGGAAATGTAGGGCTTATTAGCAATCCGGGGATCGGTTGAAGTAGCTGAACCATATTCAACCTTAGCTTTAGCCAGATCACCACCGGTAAGCTGAGCTGAAGAAGATAGAACATAAAGGGTTCTATCAGCCCGGGGATTTTCCGTATCTGCTTTATCCAAGGAAAGCTGATAACCCATAGGCACCATTTGGGCAAAAAGAGAATCTGCCAGCAAATCTTGAATTAGGCGTACATCAGTATATTGAATTTCATAATCCATCTCTCCAGGACGGATCAGAGAACTGAAAACGCCAGTTCCGGCTTGCAAGCTATCGGTTGCAGTAGTATCCGCTAAAATGCTTTTATCTTTCTTCGCCATTTCTGCTAAAACCGGAAATTTATCCAGATTACTGCTGATATTTCTATCAATTGCATCAATCACTCTTTTGGCTTCATCCACAGGAGTAACAAGTTTAAACTCCAGCATAGCGGTTTGTTTAATTAAATTCTCAGCCGCTTTATAATCTGTTACACCAGGTAATTGAACCATAATCCGGTTCTCGCCTAATTTTTGAATTGAGGGCTCGGCTACGCCAAACTGGTCAATTCGTTCACGGATAATTTTAATGTTCTGTTCTACAGCATTGCGGGCATCGGCTTCAGATAATTCAGAAGTATCCACTTCCAAAAGTATCTGCATTCCTCCCCGGAGGTCAAGACCAAGCTTTAAATGATGCTTAGACCACCAGTCCGGCAGATTAGGAATTGCCATAGGAGCCAGAAAAAATGCTGTAACACAGATAAATATGACTATGAATAAGCCACGCCAGGAAATTTTCTTCATTGGCTTTATGCTCCCTTTTGCATTATAATATTATATATCAGTTTTATTCCTTGACCCAAAACTTTGATTAGCCCTTATTCGTCAAGGGAAATGTTTGCTATTAGTTCTCCCCTGCCAATTTCCTGAATCAAAGAGCTNNNNNNNNNNNNNNNNNNNNNNNNNNNNNNNNNNNNNNNNNNNNNNNNNNNNNNNNNNNNNNNNNNNNNNNNNNNNNNNNNNNNNNNNNNNNNNNNNNNNCGTTCCTCCGTTTTCGGTTACCGGAAGATACCGTTTTCCCGGAAGGTTGATGTCCTGGTCAACCACCTTTTTTTTCGTTACTGCAAAAAGCGTAATAAAGAAATAGCTCGGTTGCAAGGGGAACGACAAGATGTCGTTCCTCCGTTTTCGGTTACCGGAAGATACCGTTTTCCCGGAAGGTTGATGTCCCGGTCAACCACCTTTATTTCCGTTACTGCAAAAAGCGTAATAAAGAAAAAGCTCGGTTGCAAGAGGAACGACAAGATGTCGTTCTTCCGTTTTCGGTTACCGGAAGATACCGTTTTCCCGGAAGGTTGACCTCCTGGTCAACCACCTTTATTTCCGTTACTGCAAAAAGCGTAATAAAGAAATAGCTCGGTTGCAAGGGGAACGACAAGATGTCGTTCCTCCGTTTTCGGTTACCGGAGGATACCATTTTCGGAAGGTTGACCTCCCGGTCAACCATCCGATTTGTGGTTGAGAGGAACTCAACCATCCGACCCTGAAAAAAAACCTTGTAAAAAAATGAACCTTAAAAATTGTGGCTTTCAGTGTAATTATTTATTTGTAAAAGGAGTTCAGGAATGCTGGATAGTTTGAGAAAGAAACAGAAAATAGTTATTTATATCGTGGCTTTTGTTTTTATTGTAGGTATGGGTGCGGTTGGAATAGGAGAATTATTATCCCCGAAACCATATCTGGGAAAAGTAAATGGCACGAAAATAACCTTTGAAATGTATCAGCAGAAAGTTCAGGAATTGAGCGAACGCTATGCAGAGATGTATAAAGATCAGCCCATAGACGAAAACACTCGTAAAAGCATAGAAAATCAGGCATGGGAAACTTTGGTTAGTGATATTCTGTGGCAGCAGCAAATAAAGAAACACAAAATAAAAATCACTGATGATGATGTTTTAACTGAAATGCAAAATAATCCTCCGCAAGAATTGATGCAAAATGAATCCTTGCAGACAAACGGCAGATTTGATAAAGTGAAATACCTTACCGCTCTAAAGAACAATGCACAATTTTATGCCGCTATGGATGAATATGTAAGAAACTATCTTCCGCGGCAAAAACTGCAGGAAAAAATTAAAGCCCAAGCCGGAATTACGATAGACAGTTTAAAAGCAGAATATGCGAAAGACACCGATAGCGTTTCCGGAAAATTCATCTGGTTTGAGCCCAATAAATCAGAACCTGTAACCGTTACCGATGCGGAAATTAAGGCATATTACAATAAGAATAAGGAAACCGAATTTAAAAAGGGTCCCGCATCCAGAATCAAATATCTTGCTTTTGAAGATAAGCCCTCAGATAAGGACTATGCTACGGTAAAACTTCTTGCCGATGAAATATACGGCAGGGCAATTAAAGGAGAGGACTTTGCATCTTTAGCAAGGGATTATTCCGATGATCCCGGTTCCAAGGATAATGGCGGTTCTTTAGGAGAATTTGCTAAAGGGCAAATGGTTCCGGAATTTGAAAAAGCAGCTTTTGCTTTAAGAGTTGGAGATATCAGCAAACCCGTTAAAACCAATTATGGTTGGCATATTATTCGTTGTGACAGCATTGCTGCCATTAGTAAAGAAGAGCCCAAAATTAAAGCCAGCCATATTCTTTTGAAGGTTGAACCCTCCGATGAAACCAGAGATGCTATTCTGGAAAAAGCGGAATCGGCAGCCAAGTTAATTAAGAAAAAAGGGATTGAAGCAGCAGCTAAAGAATTGAAAGTAGAAGTTCAGGAAACTGACTGGGTGCCTCATGATCAGGAATATATTCCCGGAATCGGCAATAATGGAGCTCTTCTCCAATTTATGCGCAAAGGCAAAGAAAAGGAAATCTCGGAGGTTATCACGGATCAGCAAAACCGCAAAATTGTCGCTTTGCTAACTGATAACAAAAAGGTCTATTATGAGGAGTTTGATAAAGTTAAGCTCCGCATCAAATACCAGCTGGAGAAAGAAAAGAAAGTAGCCAATGTAAAGAAAAAAGCCGAGGCATTTGTTGCCCAATATCCTGCCAGCGAATATTTTAACGCTGCCGCCAAAGAGGGTTGGCAAATTATTGAATTTACCAATCATAAACTTGGTATGGATGTTCCCAATGTGGGTCCCTGCAAGGAATTTACAACTGCAGCTTTAGCTTTGGAAGCAGGAAAAACCAGCGGACTTATTTCTTCCAAAGAAGGATGTTTCATCATCAGTTGCACAGAACGAATTAAACCCGATTTTAATAGCTTTGCCAAAGATAAGGACAGACAGGAACAGATTCGTAAACGGATGGAAGATGCTGCCTGGAACCGTTGGTATGACCAAATGAAAAAACAAGCTAAAATAATTGATAACCGGGCTAAATTCGGAATCTAAACGATGAATAGATTGATGACCAGTGTTAGTGGAGTTAGGGGTGTCTTTGCGGACACCCTTAATCCTATTATAGCTATAAAATATGCTGCCCACTTTGCTCTTCTGCAGAAACAAAGCTATCCTGATCTGCATCCTTTAATTTATGTGGGCAGAGATAGCCGGACTACAGGCAAGGCAATGTTACATAGTATCATTTCTGCTCTTATCAGTGTGGGCTGCGATGTTACCGATTTAGGAATTGTTTCCACTCCCACTTTGCTGTTAAAAGTTCAGGAATCCGATGCCATTGGAGGCATAGCCATTACTGCATCTCACAATCCACCGCAGTGGAATGCAATGAAATTCGTGGATGCTGAGGGCTTGTTTTTAAGCCCTGAGAAAGCGGAAATATTTCTGTCTTCCGTAGAAAAAGAGATTTCCTGGGCAAATTGGCAAGCAATAGGAAATATAAACACGAACAATAAATCCATTGCTCAGCATATTGCAAAAATTTTAGCTATCCCCTATTTAAATATTGAGCAAATCCGTGCCCGCAGGTTTAAAGTGGTGTTGGATTCCGTTAACGGAGCGGGAGGGTTAATTTCTCCCCTGTTATTAAAAGAACTTGGGTGCACCGTTTATGAAATAAATAGCGAGCCCACCGGTATTTTTGCTCACATTGCAGAACCGCTAAACGAAAATTTAAGCCAACTGGAAGAAGCAGTTGCTTTTTATGGTGCGGATATTGGTTTTGCAACCGATCCCGATGTTGACCGTCTTTCCCTGGTTTCCGAAAAAGGAAAATGTATCGGAGAAGAATTAAGCGTTGCCTTAGCCGAACTATTTGTGCTTCCCAAAAAGAAGGGAGATATTGTAGTAAATCTTAGCAGTTCAATGATTTCCGAGGATATTGCCAAAAGCTTTGGCGTTCAAGTTCAGCGGACTAAAGTCGGCGAAATAAATGTAGGGAAAAAAATGCAGGAAATAAAATCTCCCATCGGAGGTGAAGGAAATGGCGGAATTATCTGTCCTGATGTTCATTACACCCGTGATGCCATTGCCGGAATGGCTTTAATTTTAGGATTGCTTTCCGAGACGGATAAACCCCTGTCCGAGATAGTGAATACCCTGCCAAAGTATTATTTTGCCAAAGATAAAATCACAGTTGATTCCTTTTTAATGGAATCCTTGATGAGTATTGTTCCCTCTCTCTTTGAAAACTATCAGCTGGATACCCGAGACGGCATTAAAGCTATAGGCAACAAGCATTTTATCCATATTCGCAAATCGGGAACCGAACCTATCATCCGGATTTATGTGGAAAGCGATACGCCGGAAAAATCCCGCCAAATTTGTGCTGAAGTTAAAAAAATGCTCAGCGAAATGAATACCTCCAAAGATAAAGATAATAACGAAAGAAATTTGTGAGCAGCTTGAGACAACTTGTGATAATAAAAATCAGGAGAAATTGCCAAGAACAACGATACTAAGGTCTTTATGCTCCGATATTAAACAATATTAAGCCCCCAATAGATACTTTACCTGATGCTCCCGTAGTTCATAAGTTTATAATAGCTGTAGCGTTATTTTAAATGCAATTACTAAACCGAAGCGGTGCTCCCGTCATTAATTTGATTTATAAAAATTACCTTGCGGGCTTATTTTAACTACCTGTTGCCTGGTCATTTCTTTAGCGCTCCTTTAACGACCCTTTAACAATACTTTAGCGTCGCTAAGGAATCGTTAAAGAAGGTGTAAAGAAATATAAAAGATTCAACTTGGCAGGGAACAGTGAGTAGTAAAAAAACAGACAAAGGAGAAAAGGGTTTATTTTTCCGCATCTTACGAGGGGCTTACGCCACCCTCGCTATTATTGTGTCGCCCTAAGGGGCTTTTGGCAGAGGGCAAAGAGCGAAGGGTAACGGGTTTATTTTTCCGCATCTTACGAGGGGCTTACGCCACCCTCGCTATTATTGTGTCGCCCTAAGGGGCTTTTGGCAGAGGGCAAAGAGCGAAAGGTAAAGGGTTTATCAACCATTTTTCTTAACTGAAAAAAATCTGTGTTATCTGTGTAATCTGTGAGAGCTAATATCTACCTGCGGGAAAAGAAGAAAATATCAAAATCGTAGCCAATACTTAAGAAACTGTGGATATCCTTATTTTCATTCAACGAAAGGTATAGCTTAGCAGGTAGAATTGAGTTCTTATAGCCCAGCCCTAAATATCCGCAATAATCCCAATCTTCGGCATTACCCCAAACATTCGTATCCGAATAGCGCATACCCTGAAATCCGGCATCCAAAAAATAGCGGTCTTTTAGCAGAGAAGAAACCCCAAAAGATAAAACCTGATAATGCGGAGCACTAATTTCGTAACGCGAATAGCCCATAAAACCATCCGTCCCTCCAATGATAAAGGGATCAACGATAGAGTGCTCAGTGGAATTTAGATAGCTGCCATAGTTCAAAGTGGAATATACACTGAAAATATCTCTAACCGGAACATAAAATTCTGCTTTGCCCTGAAAACAGTTATAGATGAAGTCACTCACTTCTTTATAGCGCGAGAAACTGAATTTCCCGAAAACTCTGGCACCGGACATCGGAAACATAAAATCATTCAAACTTTCGTGATAACCCTTAATCCCAAAACCGCTAACTACCGAACTTTCGGGCAACAACTGAGTTTGGGAAATATCGCTATGTAAATCGGTTTGATTGCTGTAAAGGAAAAACTCCGCAATAGCCAGGTCTTTGGCAAAAACCCCAATTCCGGTATTAATTCCCCAATCAGTGGATTTGATACTGGAAGTTTTATGATGTTCCTGATAGTTATAGATGGTTTTTTCGCCTACATAAGGAAAAAGACGGTAATATGCACCCCACTGTTCACCGAAATTTTTCACATAATCTACGCTGAATTCATTTCTGCCTCCCAGTTTCAGTTCTGCCAGAAGACGCGAATTTCGCAGCAAATAGTTATCCAATGAAAGCACCAAACCCGCCATCAGCTTTTCTTCACTATTGTAAACAAGGTTTACAGCCAGATGTTTTCGCTCGCGTTCTTGAATATATATAATCAGGTCATAACGGTTATCTTCGGTCTTTTTCAGCACAGGATAGATAGTTTTGAAGACCTGTGAATTCCAGGCAATAATACAGGCATCGGCTATTTCTTTGCTGCTGTAAGTTTTGCCTGAATGCAAACCCAAATATTCACGCACTTTGGAGGGACTGATGTTTTCGTTGCCCTGCACCAGAATGTTACTTATCGGAAAGCTATCCAAATATTTATTAAATTCATTAACCGCGGGCTGGGAAATATTATATTTAGTTTTAAATGCTCTTATTTGGTCTATATTTTGTCGGGCAGATGCTTCTCCGGCAGCTATTATATCCTCCAGATGCTGATAATCTGTGGAAACGAATTGCGATAAATCCGGTTCAATTAACAAATCGCATTCATCTAAATAGGCATTTAAGTTACGCGTGATGCCGATATTGATGGTCTGATCCAAAATATCCACTAAGTTATTGAGATTTTCTTCATTGCGTAATGTGGAATTAACTTTAATACCCAAAACCAGATCAGCTCCCTTTTGGTGTAACAGGTTAATCGGCATATTTTGCGAAACCCCGCCATCAATATAATAACGACCATTCAGTTCAAAAGGTTCAAATAAACTGGGAATGGATATGGAAGCGCGCACTGCTTGCATCAATGAACCCTCGGAAAAAATAACTCCTTCTCCCGTAAGTAAATCGGTGGCTATACAGGTAAAAGGAACAGGAAATTCACTAAAGTTCTCAATCTGAGAAGCGGATGCGGTTAATTTAAATAGTTCCAGATTAAGATTATTACCTATATAAACTGACGAAGGAAGTTGTGGAACCCAGGAGTCATTTAGCTCAAAAACAGCATTTCCGTAAGGCGCCCAACGCTTTTGCCCGATATAAAGGTCCTTTCTTTGTTGCGCATCGCTGGTTAGTTGCTTCCAGTCCAAATTCAAACATATTTCTTCCAATTCCCGGGTAGAATAACCCATCGCATAAAGAGCTCCAATAACCGCCCCAATACTGGTTCCGGCTATGTAATCGGGATGAATGCCTTCCTCTTCCAAAACCTTTAAAACCCCGATATGAGCAAAACCTCTTGCCCCACCTCCACTTAAGGCATAACCAAGCTTTTCACCTGCTAAAAAATTGAGCAAACAGAAGAGCAACAGCAGAACATATAGCTTTTTCATTGTGGCTGACTATAAATTAAAAAGTGCCTTCCCCGGAACTTGATTTTGTATCTGCTTTGTTTTCAGGTTTAGCATACTGATATTCCATTCGTCCAAAAACTACCGTTGACTCTATCTCAACAGGTGTTCCTTGAACAACAGGCACTTTGCGAGGTAAAACAGTAGAGCCAAAAACAGAGGTAGGATTGATATGAAAGGCAATGCTATCTGGTAAGATAACCGTTCCCGAACCAAAAACCACGCTTATTTCTATATCTTTTGCGTCTGCGGGAAGATCGGTAAGGTCAATTATCGCCGAGGAAAAGATAATATTATATTCGTTGCGGGAACTGCTGTAGATAATAGAACTCTCTTTGGAATAATGCGTTGGGTTATTATATTTATGTGTTCTAAGCCCAAAAAGCAGCTTAATGCCCAGCATAATAATAATGACAGCAATAAACACTCTCACAAGAGGCAAATGAATGTTAAAACCCTTTAAAAAAACAGATAATCCTAAAAGGATTAACAGTATGCCCCAAAAGAAATTGCTGAAAACAAAACCCATTTTCATTTCCTTATCCTTTTTTATTGTATTTTTAATCCCTGCTTCCAGGCAGAGTAAAGAATCTCTATATTTTCTGCTATATGTTTATTTACAATTAAGCTTTGCTGGTTTGAAACATACCCCAGGTCATTAAACTCAATATTATATTTTAGGGCTGTCTCTTTTATTAACAGGCAGTTTTCTGCCTCGGCACTAATTAAAATTCTACTTCCTGCCTCACCAAAATATACGCTACTTGGGCTATATGGAAGTTCAAAATTCAGCATTACTCCCAAAATTTGATGGGGAGCAAAACAGCACTCCAAAACAGCTACTAATAATCCACCGTCGGAAACATCGTGAGCGCTATTAACTAAGCCATTATCAATCAGTTCCAATATTAAACTCTGCAGCTGCAATTCTTCTTCCCAATTTGTGTTTGGCGGTTTTCCGGCTACTTCATTAAATTGCATTTTAAGATATTCACTCCCTCCCAAATCCGCTTTCAAGGAACCCAAAAGGATAATTCTATCATTGGCGTGTTTAAAAAACTGAGTGGTTGCTTTACGAAAATCAGACATCACACCAAGCATACCGATAACTGGTGTAGGATAAATTGCTCCTTCCGGATTTTCATTATAAAAAGATACATTGCCACCGGTAACAGGAGTGCCTAAAATCCTGCAGGCATCTGCCATTCCCCGGATTGCCTCTGTGAAACAATAATAGACCTCAGGTTTATACGGATTGCCAAAATTAAGGCAATTAGTAATAGCAATTGGTTTAGCTCCACTGCAGGCAACATTTCTGGCTGCCTCTGCAACCGCAGCAACTGTTCCTGAATAGGGGTCTAAAAAACAATATCTGCCGTTACAATCCGTGCTTAAGGCAATAGCTGTATCCGTTTCCGGAATTCTAATAACTGCAGCATCCGAACCCGGTTCTACAACCGTTCCAATTTGTACCATATAATCATATTGCTGATAAATTGAGCGGCGACTGCAAAGATTGGGCGAGGAAATAAGCCGTAACAAGGTCTCAGCGTAATTTACAGGTTCGGGATAACTATCCAAAGAGTGGCTGGACAGTTCATCAAGATAGCCAGGTCGCTTGCTTTCTCTGATATAAACAGGTGCCGAACCACCTAAAATAAGTGTCTCCGCCGGTATTTCCGCTACTTTTTCTTTCCCGAAAAAAACCCTTAGCATTTTATCATCGGTAACTTTGCCTATTTGCACTGCATCTAAATCCCATTTGGCAAAAATGGATTTAATACTTTCCAGGTTTTCCGGCTGCACA
This window harbors:
- the purL gene encoding phosphoribosylformylglycinamidine synthase subunit PurL gives rise to the protein MNFAEITPELVAEHNLSPEEYERILDILKREPSYVELGIFSVMWSEHASYKNSVRLLKTLPKEGSAVLAKAGEENAGLIDIGQGRAICFKIESHNHPSALEPYHGAATGVGGILRDIFTMGAKPIAVLDSLRFGKPDNPKVQHLLQEVVSGIADYGNCFGVPTVGGEVYFDDSYEGNPLVNAMAVGVVKHNKIARSAASGIGNAVLIVGAKTGRDGIHGATFASVDLSEKSEEKRTAVQVGDPFLEKLLLEATLEAIKAGLVVAIQDMGAAGLTCSSSEMAGKGNVGMEIDVSLVPQRETGMTPYEIMLSESQERMLVIVQPENLESIKSIFAKWDLDAVQIGKVTDDKMLRVFFGKEKVAEIPAETLILGGSAPVYIRESKRPGYLDELSSHSLDSYPEPVNYAETLLRLISSPNLCSRRSIYQQYDYMVQIGTVVEPGSDAAVIRIPETDTAIALSTDCNGRYCFLDPYSGTVAAVAEAARNVACSGAKPIAITNCLNFGNPYKPEVYYCFTEAIRGMADACRILGTPVTGGNVSFYNENPEGAIYPTPVIGMLGVMSDFRKATTQFFKHANDRIILLGSLKADLGGSEYLKMQFNEVAGKPPNTNWEEELQLQSLILELIDNGLVNSAHDVSDGGLLVAVLECCFAPHQILGVMLNFELPYSPSSVYFGEAGSRILISAEAENCLLIKETALKYNIEFNDLGYVSNQQSLIVNKHIAENIEILYSAWKQGLKIQ
- a CDS encoding patatin-like phospholipase family protein; protein product: MKKLYVLLLLFCLLNFLAGEKLGYALSGGGARGFAHIGVLKVLEEEGIHPDYIAGTSIGAVIGALYAMGYSTRELEEICLNLDWKQLTSDAQQRKDLYIGQKRWAPYGNAVFELNDSWVPQLPSSVYIGNNLNLELFKLTASASQIENFSEFPVPFTCIATDLLTGEGVIFSEGSLMQAVRASISIPSLFEPFELNGRYYIDGGVSQNMPINLLHQKGADLVLGIKVNSTLRNEENLNNLVDILDQTINIGITRNLNAYLDECDLLIEPDLSQFVSTDYQHLEDIIAAGEASARQNIDQIRAFKTKYNISQPAVNEFNKYLDSFPISNILVQGNENISPSKVREYLGLHSGKTYSSKEIADACIIAWNSQVFKTIYPVLKKTEDNRYDLIIYIQERERKHLAVNLVYNSEEKLMAGLVLSLDNYLLRNSRLLAELKLGGRNEFSVDYVKNFGEQWGAYYRLFPYVGEKTIYNYQEHHKTSSIKSTDWGINTGIGVFAKDLAIAEFFLYSNQTDLHSDISQTQLLPESSVVSGFGIKGYHESLNDFMFPMSGARVFGKFSFSRYKEVSDFIYNCFQGKAEFYVPVRDIFSVYSTLNYGSYLNSTEHSIVDPFIIGGTDGFMGYSRYEISAPHYQVLSFGVSSLLKDRYFLDAGFQGMRYSDTNVWGNAEDWDYCGYLGLGYKNSILPAKLYLSLNENKDIHSFLSIGYDFDIFFFSRR